One Gemmatimonadaceae bacterium DNA segment encodes these proteins:
- a CDS encoding type III pantothenate kinase — MLLVFDVGNTESTLGLFDASNLRAHWRIVTDTARTPDEVGLVLRGLLAARGVAVPDVHGVAIGSVVPGMNESLIAGCTDLFGRKPLMVDARSPLPITLDVLEPMTVGADRLINTLAASRLFAADTIVVDLGTATTYDCITRDGVFLGGVIAPGIRTSAETLFRRTSKLPATELLSPERVIGRRTEDCIRSGVVFGAAAALDGIVDRIRAEWPTGREPLVVATGGLAPMIAPICRTVDRVEPFLTLQGLSLAFELLSGSGG; from the coding sequence ATGCTGCTCGTGTTTGACGTGGGGAATACCGAGAGCACCCTGGGACTGTTCGACGCGTCGAACCTGCGCGCACACTGGCGCATCGTGACGGATACCGCGCGGACGCCGGACGAAGTTGGCCTCGTCCTGCGAGGTCTGCTGGCGGCCCGAGGGGTTGCGGTGCCGGATGTGCACGGCGTGGCGATCGGGTCCGTGGTGCCTGGCATGAACGAGTCACTGATCGCCGGATGCACGGACCTGTTCGGGCGGAAGCCACTCATGGTGGATGCACGGTCGCCGCTCCCGATCACGCTCGACGTGCTCGAGCCCATGACCGTCGGCGCCGATCGCCTGATCAACACGCTTGCTGCGTCGCGTTTGTTTGCGGCCGACACGATCGTGGTCGATCTCGGCACGGCCACCACGTACGACTGCATCACGCGCGATGGGGTGTTTCTTGGCGGCGTGATCGCGCCGGGGATCCGGACGTCGGCGGAAACGCTGTTTCGCCGCACGTCGAAGCTGCCGGCCACGGAACTCCTGTCCCCCGAGCGGGTCATCGGGCGCCGCACCGAAGACTGCATCCGCTCGGGGGTGGTGTTCGGCGCCGCCGCCGCGCTGGATGGGATCGTCGACCGGATCAGGGCCGAGTGGCCAACGGGCCGGGAGCCGCTGGTGGTCGCGACGGGCGGGCTCGCGCCGATGATCGCCCCGATCTGTCGCACGGTGGATCGGGTCGAGCCGTTCCTGACGCTTCAGGGACTGTCGCTCGCGTTCGAGCTGCTGTCGGGGTCAGGGGGCTGA
- a CDS encoding biotin--[acetyl-CoA-carboxylase] ligase, with translation MTAGRYDGETADGLARRCGVPRVVLLEAVPSTMDIAHAEGEAGAPPGTLVLTDRQTEGRGRGGKSWQSAAGGSLTMTLIERPIDDAAIAVLSLRLGLAVAPALEQWTDGPVRLKWPNDVFVGDGKLGGILVEARWRNQRPEWVAIGLGINVVRPTLAGSAGLAPGVSRLEILPALVTAVREAVARTGGLAPDEVAAFARRDRARGRRIVEPARGIAHGVSAGGALLVETVDGLVSCATGSLVFMEE, from the coding sequence GTGACCGCGGGACGCTACGACGGCGAAACGGCGGACGGACTGGCGCGGCGATGTGGCGTCCCGCGCGTCGTCCTGCTCGAGGCCGTCCCCAGCACCATGGACATCGCACATGCGGAGGGCGAAGCCGGCGCCCCGCCCGGGACGCTGGTGCTGACCGATCGCCAGACCGAGGGACGGGGGCGGGGAGGGAAGAGCTGGCAGTCGGCCGCTGGCGGGAGTCTCACGATGACGCTGATCGAGCGCCCGATCGACGACGCCGCCATCGCCGTGCTGTCGCTCCGCCTCGGGCTTGCCGTGGCCCCTGCGCTCGAGCAGTGGACGGACGGTCCCGTGCGACTCAAATGGCCGAACGACGTGTTCGTGGGCGACGGCAAGCTCGGAGGCATTCTGGTCGAGGCGCGGTGGCGAAACCAGCGACCGGAGTGGGTGGCCATCGGACTGGGCATCAACGTGGTGCGTCCGACGCTCGCGGGTAGCGCGGGGCTCGCGCCCGGGGTGTCGCGTCTGGAGATTCTCCCCGCCCTGGTGACTGCGGTGCGCGAGGCCGTCGCGCGCACGGGCGGCCTGGCTCCGGATGAGGTGGCGGCGTTCGCGCGCCGGGACCGCGCGCGGGGTCGCCGCATCGTCGAGCCGGCGCGCGGAATCGCGCACGGTGTGTCGGCGGGCGGCGCGTTGCTCGTGGAGACGGTCGATGGCCTCGTGTCGTGCGCGACCGGATCCCTCGTTTTCATGGAGGAGTGA
- the uppP gene encoding undecaprenyl-diphosphatase UppP: protein MTVFEAIVLGLVQGLAEFLPISSSAHLALAPWVLGWEDPGLAFDVALHLGTLLALLWFFRHDWIALARSGWGVLRTRRVEGEEARRVIFIALGTIPAAITGVVLADAAESTLRAPRLIATTLIVMGILLWQADRAGPRDRSLGQMRWLDAAMIGVAQAFALIPGVSRSGATITAGRALGFDRASAARFSFLLSFPITAAAVVVKVPDALRTGGLSAPLVAGIVAAALSSGAAIAILLRYVSRRSYGIFALYRVIAGLGILALWYARR, encoded by the coding sequence ATGACGGTCTTCGAAGCCATCGTCCTCGGCCTGGTTCAGGGCCTCGCAGAGTTTCTGCCGATCAGTTCCAGCGCCCACCTGGCGCTGGCCCCGTGGGTGCTCGGCTGGGAGGATCCTGGTCTCGCCTTCGACGTCGCGCTCCACCTTGGCACGCTGCTCGCGCTCCTCTGGTTCTTTCGCCACGACTGGATCGCGTTGGCGCGTTCCGGGTGGGGCGTGCTCCGCACGCGTCGTGTGGAAGGCGAAGAGGCACGGCGCGTGATCTTCATCGCGCTCGGGACAATTCCGGCCGCGATCACCGGCGTGGTGCTGGCGGATGCCGCCGAGAGCACGCTTCGTGCGCCTCGACTCATCGCCACGACGCTGATCGTGATGGGCATCCTGCTGTGGCAGGCCGACCGCGCCGGTCCCCGTGATCGCTCGCTCGGGCAGATGCGCTGGCTGGACGCCGCGATGATCGGCGTGGCCCAGGCCTTTGCGCTGATCCCGGGAGTATCGCGGAGCGGGGCCACGATAACCGCGGGACGCGCGCTCGGGTTCGATCGCGCATCGGCGGCCCGCTTCTCGTTCCTGCTCAGCTTTCCGATCACGGCCGCAGCGGTCGTGGTCAAGGTGCCAGACGCCCTGCGAACCGGCGGGCTCTCGGCGCCATTGGTCGCGGGGATCGTCGCGGCGGCGTTGAGTTCCGGGGCCGCCATCGCGATCCTGTTGCGGTACGTGAGTCGGCGCAGCTACGGCATCTTCGCCCTCTACCGCGTGATCGCCGGGCTCGGCATCCTCGCGCTGTGGTACGCGAGGCGTTAG
- the bshA gene encoding N-acetyl-alpha-D-glucosaminyl L-malate synthase BshA, which produces MRIGITCYPTYGGSGAMATELGIALAQRGHEVHFITYQQPFRLPSFLPGVYFHEVDVGRYPLFEYPPYDLALAVRMHEVVRSHELDLLHVHYAIPHATSAWIAREMLRENGHDVTVITTLHGTDITIVGQDRSFHAITKFSIEKSDRITAVSRYLRDETFHAFGCAGCEVEVIHNFVDPRIYDRARYTPLLRDRLAGRRILMHISNFRPVKRVRDVVRVFSAINRTVPSVLVMVGDGPERTEAEDEARIQGVAEHVQFLGKIDSVAPLLASADLFLLPSEKESFGLSALEALATGVPVVGCRTGGLPEVVRDGETGALRDVGDIEDMAAGGLAFLQDDATWGAASALAARDARERFSRDAIVTQYEDLYARALAREPRRSITGGA; this is translated from the coding sequence GTGAGAATCGGCATCACCTGCTACCCGACGTACGGAGGCTCCGGCGCCATGGCCACGGAGCTCGGCATCGCGCTCGCCCAGCGCGGCCACGAGGTCCATTTCATCACCTATCAGCAGCCGTTCCGGCTGCCGTCGTTCCTGCCCGGCGTGTACTTCCACGAGGTGGACGTGGGCCGCTATCCGCTGTTTGAGTACCCGCCCTATGACCTCGCGCTCGCCGTACGCATGCACGAGGTGGTGCGGTCCCACGAACTCGACCTGCTGCACGTGCACTACGCGATCCCGCACGCCACCAGTGCCTGGATTGCGCGCGAGATGCTGCGCGAGAACGGCCACGACGTTACGGTGATCACCACGCTCCACGGCACGGACATCACGATCGTCGGGCAGGACCGCTCGTTCCACGCGATCACCAAGTTCTCGATCGAGAAGTCGGATCGCATCACCGCGGTGTCCCGCTATCTCCGCGACGAAACGTTCCACGCCTTCGGGTGCGCCGGGTGCGAGGTGGAGGTGATCCACAACTTCGTGGATCCACGCATCTACGATCGAGCGCGCTACACGCCGCTCCTTCGCGATCGTCTCGCCGGGCGACGGATCCTGATGCACATCTCCAACTTCCGGCCGGTGAAGCGCGTGCGGGACGTCGTGCGTGTCTTTTCGGCGATCAATCGCACGGTGCCCTCCGTGCTCGTCATGGTCGGTGACGGTCCGGAGCGCACCGAGGCCGAGGACGAAGCGCGCATCCAGGGCGTCGCGGAGCACGTGCAGTTCCTCGGGAAGATCGATTCCGTCGCCCCGCTGCTCGCCAGCGCCGATCTCTTCCTGCTGCCGTCGGAGAAGGAGTCCTTTGGACTGAGTGCGCTGGAGGCGCTCGCCACCGGCGTTCCCGTGGTCGGGTGTCGCACCGGCGGCCTGCCCGAGGTCGTGCGCGACGGCGAGACGGGTGCGTTGCGCGATGTTGGCGACATCGAGGACATGGCGGCCGGCGGACTCGCCTTTCTCCAGGACGACGCCACGTGGGGCGCCGCGTCGGCCCTCGCCGCACGGGATGCCCGCGAGCGCTTTTCCCGGGACGCGATCGTCACGCAATACGAGGATCTCTACGCGCGCGCCCTGGCGCGCGAGCCGCGTCGCTCCATCACCGGTGGGGCATGA
- the miaA gene encoding tRNA (adenosine(37)-N6)-dimethylallyltransferase MiaA, which yields MAVVRLAVITGPTGAGKSAVAMTLAAQGPVTVVSADSRQVYRGFDIGTAKPSAAERAAVPHACIDMADADERISAARWVAAATEAIDAARRAGRTPLVVGGTGLYLRALFEPLFREPALEPAARAQLEGELALRSTEDLRREVAALDPERAHLGRTQLLRAIEIARLTGRPISAWHRESPGQARFAPAYLVVERGVALGARLVARTAAMFDAGWIEEVRHLVSSVPEGAPAWNATGYDAVRQVVRGETTLAAARHEIVVRTRQYAKRQRTWFRHQLPPDAVTAVDLEHDDASEHVRRWWRAQEST from the coding sequence TTGGCCGTCGTTAGGCTGGCGGTGATCACCGGCCCGACCGGCGCGGGAAAGTCCGCCGTCGCGATGACCCTGGCAGCGCAAGGGCCCGTCACGGTCGTGAGCGCCGATTCGCGCCAGGTCTACCGTGGCTTCGACATTGGTACCGCCAAGCCGAGCGCCGCCGAGCGCGCGGCCGTGCCGCATGCGTGCATCGACATGGCCGATGCCGACGAGCGGATCAGCGCGGCGCGATGGGTCGCCGCGGCCACGGAAGCCATCGACGCGGCCCGGCGCGCGGGCCGCACGCCGCTCGTGGTTGGGGGCACGGGACTCTACCTGCGGGCGCTCTTCGAGCCCCTGTTCCGGGAGCCGGCGCTCGAGCCCGCGGCGCGCGCCCAGCTCGAAGGCGAACTCGCCCTCCGATCCACCGAAGACCTCCGCCGTGAAGTGGCCGCCCTGGATCCGGAGCGCGCACACCTCGGCCGCACGCAGCTGTTGCGCGCGATCGAGATCGCGCGCCTGACCGGCCGCCCCATTTCCGCGTGGCACCGTGAGTCGCCTGGTCAGGCCCGCTTTGCGCCCGCCTACCTGGTAGTGGAGCGTGGTGTGGCGCTCGGCGCACGGTTGGTTGCGCGCACCGCGGCGATGTTCGACGCCGGGTGGATCGAGGAGGTTCGGCATCTCGTCTCGTCGGTGCCCGAAGGGGCCCCCGCGTGGAACGCAACCGGCTATGATGCGGTTCGTCAGGTCGTCCGGGGCGAGACGACCCTTGCCGCGGCGCGCCACGAGATCGTCGTTCGTACGCGGCAGTACGCGAAGCGGCAGCGCACCTGGTTCCGGCACCAGCTGCCGCCGGACGCGGTGACGGCGGTCGACCTCGAACACGACGATGCGTCCGAACACGTGCGCCGATGGTGGCGTGCGCAGGAGTCCACGTGA
- the mutL gene encoding DNA mismatch repair endonuclease MutL: protein MPRIAVLASTVADQIAAGEVVERPASAVKELVENALDAGATDVDIDVEDGGRALIRVSDDGIGMDDGDAVLALSRHATSKIVQASDLVGVASYGFRGEALPAIASVSRLELSTATADGEGTTVRSSGGVIDAVTQAARRRGTTVSVSQLFFNTPARQKFLRSARSEWRAIADTIVTMALVRRDVRFRVRSDGRDALTLAPAPSLRARVGSIWGAPYVERFVDVDGVSGTVHVRGLVERPADAGMASRRAFVIVNGRPVRDTGVARAVEGAYRSTLPAGLRPSFILELTVPAQEVDVNVHPAKAEVRFHNRWAIERAIEHVVQRALGTSDAAPWVGRPWAPGQGAMLPPPSSLPMPSRTGDADGLFAVEREHDVAASPANASDHAATNDRLDVPDLVQLRRTWMLYEHEEGVILVDQHSAHERVLYERFLGAIRDGLAPSQRLLFPETVHLAPEDADVFEENAELLRRVGYEVESFGGHTLIVHAVPVPHPRFDAIRCLRESLAALSGGREAATHARHEQLAATVACKAAIKAGDALSQAEMQALFRALAGVALPAHDVHGRSTIVRLSWDELERRFGRR from the coding sequence GTGCCCCGCATCGCCGTTCTCGCCAGCACCGTCGCCGACCAGATCGCGGCGGGTGAAGTCGTCGAGCGTCCAGCCTCGGCGGTGAAGGAACTTGTGGAGAATGCGCTGGACGCCGGGGCCACCGACGTCGATATCGATGTCGAGGATGGCGGGCGCGCGCTGATCCGCGTCAGTGATGACGGCATCGGGATGGATGACGGCGATGCCGTGCTGGCGTTGTCGCGTCATGCGACCTCGAAAATCGTGCAAGCGAGCGACCTGGTTGGCGTGGCGTCGTACGGCTTTCGCGGCGAGGCCCTGCCAGCGATCGCCTCGGTGTCCCGTCTCGAGCTGTCCACGGCCACGGCGGATGGCGAAGGAACGACCGTGCGCTCGTCAGGCGGAGTGATCGACGCGGTCACGCAGGCGGCTCGGAGGCGTGGCACGACGGTGAGCGTCTCGCAGCTCTTCTTCAACACACCGGCCCGGCAGAAGTTCTTGCGCAGTGCGCGCTCGGAGTGGCGCGCGATCGCCGATACCATCGTGACCATGGCGCTCGTGCGACGCGACGTGCGCTTTCGCGTGCGGTCTGACGGTCGTGACGCGCTCACGCTGGCGCCGGCCCCGAGTCTGCGTGCGCGCGTCGGTTCGATCTGGGGGGCGCCGTACGTAGAGCGGTTCGTCGACGTGGACGGCGTGTCGGGGACGGTGCACGTGCGGGGCCTCGTGGAACGACCGGCCGACGCGGGCATGGCGTCCAGGCGGGCGTTCGTCATCGTCAACGGCCGGCCGGTACGCGACACCGGCGTGGCGCGTGCGGTCGAGGGCGCCTATCGCTCCACCTTGCCGGCCGGCCTGCGACCGTCGTTCATCCTCGAACTCACCGTGCCGGCGCAGGAGGTCGACGTCAACGTGCACCCGGCGAAGGCGGAGGTGCGCTTTCACAACCGATGGGCGATCGAACGGGCCATCGAACACGTCGTGCAGCGGGCGCTGGGCACGTCGGACGCCGCGCCATGGGTTGGGCGGCCATGGGCGCCCGGCCAGGGTGCCATGTTGCCGCCCCCTTCATCACTGCCCATGCCGTCGCGCACCGGGGATGCCGATGGCCTGTTTGCGGTTGAGCGGGAGCACGACGTCGCGGCGTCGCCCGCCAACGCCTCGGACCATGCGGCCACGAATGATCGCCTCGACGTTCCCGACCTGGTGCAGCTCCGCCGCACGTGGATGCTCTACGAACACGAAGAGGGCGTGATCCTCGTCGACCAGCACTCCGCGCACGAGCGTGTGCTGTACGAGCGCTTTCTCGGCGCGATCCGGGACGGTTTGGCGCCGTCGCAGCGCCTGCTGTTTCCGGAGACGGTGCACCTCGCCCCCGAAGACGCCGACGTGTTCGAGGAGAATGCGGAGCTGCTGCGGCGGGTCGGGTATGAGGTCGAGAGTTTTGGCGGTCACACGCTGATCGTTCACGCCGTCCCGGTGCCGCATCCGCGGTTTGATGCGATCCGATGCCTTCGCGAATCGCTGGCCGCGCTGAGTGGTGGACGCGAGGCCGCGACGCATGCGCGACACGAGCAGCTGGCGGCCACGGTCGCGTGCAAGGCGGCGATCAAGGCCGGGGACGCGCTGTCCCAGGCCGAGATGCAGGCCCTCTTCAGGGCGCTCGCGGGCGTGGCGCTCCCGGCGCACGATGTCCACGGGCGCTCGACGATCGTGCGGCTGTCATGGGACGAACTGGAGCGCCGGTTTGGCCGTCGTTAG
- a CDS encoding BatD family protein: MRGCVVVAGALAAMAVSVGAQGRSSGTPPEIVEAARLDPSREINFASGVWPARLYVGQQATYQIGIFLSEAMRSRLRSNPQFVPPDVRSMIAYDLPVPARLFQRREADRTWDVHVFSRALFPLSPGTQVVPPARLTYSVPLSNSIFSREESHSARSAPQTLTVLEPPVADRPAGYLGAVGRLAVRARVDTPYTRVGDPVLLTLTVSGIGNVGLFPRPALVLPWGHVVAGTERVRVDSSATLIAGDKEFEWVLTPRVAGAQSIPGIRYPYFNPYTERYEVAITPPLGIVVRTGTLAAPDAGGSGGGESRLGLRRVDRGDVALPWPAHPLFWVGVAFAPIPAAVARWRRRRVHETPRPTPRHALDALARAGSVDVRHVRRVVHDALSARIPTLRAPGGDVSRVERILRRAGVSVATARDARRLLSMLDEASWAGRPPAVDADLAARATSLLDRIDEEAVPVDRPSTPAHHWPAIGLLIVGAGVGVALSAQGAGARDAFQVAVSAYDEGDVSLARQGFHALALQRPRAPDVWANLGTASWELGDTAGAAIGWQRALRLQPLAEDVRKRLGGTPSFRGGLDGDVPPVPVNATAALGALCWVAGWLLLARSRRTRAWSFAHGLITSGILLGLATVWAADVQRGRRQVVVVSPDVLRDAPAMSARRGASLDPGETGRVVATQGAWTRVRFGDDRIGWLDARRVESLEVPSTP, encoded by the coding sequence GTGAGGGGCTGCGTCGTGGTGGCTGGCGCGCTGGCGGCGATGGCCGTGAGCGTTGGCGCGCAGGGCCGTTCGTCGGGCACGCCGCCCGAGATCGTCGAGGCGGCGCGGCTCGATCCGTCGCGCGAGATCAACTTCGCGTCGGGGGTCTGGCCCGCGCGGCTCTACGTGGGTCAGCAGGCCACGTACCAGATCGGGATCTTCCTCAGCGAGGCGATGCGCAGCCGCCTGAGGAGCAACCCGCAGTTTGTGCCTCCCGACGTGCGATCGATGATCGCCTACGACCTGCCGGTCCCGGCGCGGCTCTTCCAGCGTCGCGAGGCGGATCGCACGTGGGATGTGCACGTGTTCTCCCGCGCGCTCTTTCCCCTGTCGCCCGGGACGCAGGTCGTCCCTCCGGCTCGGCTGACGTATTCGGTGCCCCTCTCGAACTCCATCTTCTCGCGCGAGGAGAGCCATTCGGCGCGTTCGGCGCCCCAGACCCTGACGGTACTCGAACCACCGGTGGCCGATCGCCCGGCCGGCTACCTTGGCGCGGTGGGTCGACTCGCGGTGCGCGCGCGTGTGGACACGCCATACACGCGCGTCGGCGATCCCGTGCTGCTCACGCTCACGGTGTCCGGCATCGGCAATGTGGGGCTCTTTCCGCGACCGGCGCTCGTGTTGCCCTGGGGCCACGTCGTCGCCGGGACCGAGCGGGTCCGCGTCGACTCGTCCGCCACGCTCATCGCCGGTGACAAGGAGTTCGAATGGGTACTGACGCCGCGCGTGGCGGGCGCGCAGTCGATCCCGGGGATCCGTTATCCTTACTTCAACCCCTACACCGAACGGTACGAGGTGGCGATCACGCCGCCGTTAGGCATCGTGGTGCGGACGGGGACACTGGCGGCGCCGGACGCGGGCGGCAGCGGAGGCGGCGAATCGCGACTGGGCCTGCGACGCGTGGATCGAGGCGACGTCGCCCTCCCGTGGCCAGCGCATCCGCTTTTTTGGGTGGGCGTGGCGTTCGCACCGATTCCGGCGGCCGTCGCTCGCTGGCGTCGCCGACGGGTCCACGAGACGCCGCGGCCCACGCCCCGCCACGCGCTCGATGCGCTGGCGCGTGCGGGGAGCGTCGATGTCCGTCACGTCCGACGGGTTGTGCATGATGCACTCTCCGCGCGCATACCAACGCTGCGAGCACCCGGTGGTGACGTGAGCCGCGTCGAACGGATCCTGCGGCGCGCCGGCGTCAGCGTGGCCACCGCCAGGGATGCGCGGCGCTTGCTCTCGATGCTCGACGAGGCGTCATGGGCGGGACGCCCGCCTGCGGTCGACGCCGACCTCGCCGCGCGCGCGACATCGCTGCTCGATCGGATCGACGAAGAGGCCGTGCCCGTCGATCGGCCTTCGACCCCTGCCCATCACTGGCCGGCCATCGGCCTGCTCATCGTCGGAGCCGGCGTCGGGGTTGCCCTGAGCGCGCAGGGCGCGGGAGCACGCGACGCGTTCCAGGTCGCGGTGTCGGCCTATGACGAGGGCGACGTGTCGTTGGCGCGACAGGGCTTCCACGCGCTCGCGCTCCAGCGGCCGCGTGCCCCTGACGTGTGGGCCAACCTGGGCACCGCATCGTGGGAGCTGGGCGACACGGCCGGCGCCGCGATCGGGTGGCAGCGCGCGCTTCGGCTGCAACCGCTGGCCGAAGACGTGCGGAAGCGACTCGGCGGCACCCCGTCGTTCCGCGGCGGCCTCGACGGCGACGTGCCGCCCGTCCCGGTGAATGCCACCGCGGCGTTAGGCGCGCTGTGCTGGGTGGCGGGCTGGCTGCTGCTGGCCCGGTCACGACGAACGCGGGCCTGGTCGTTCGCGCATGGGCTCATCACGAGCGGGATCCTGCTGGGACTGGCGACGGTCTGGGCGGCCGACGTGCAGCGCGGGAGACGGCAGGTCGTCGTGGTCAGTCCGGACGTGCTCCGCGACGCGCCGGCCATGTCCGCGCGACGCGGGGCATCGCTCGATCCCGGCGAAACCGGTCGCGTCGTGGCCACGCAGGGGGCATGGACGCGCGTGCGGTTTGGCGACGATCGCATCGGGTGGCTCGACGCGCGGCGCGTGGAATCGCTGGAAGTACCGTCGACGCCCTAG
- a CDS encoding VWA domain-containing protein: protein MTTRVFDSLLLVAVAVFLGALTGWLVIGGHARRRRRLLALAEAHLLPRLVPLDAGRAGARAIRLGLVAVFGGLALAGPRWGEEPTAMRGEGVDVVLALDASLSMMATDERPNRLERMKQEVRRYRDLSRGDRVALLAFAGRSYILTPLTVDEGAIELFLDNLDPSVVGQAGSSLARTIAQGTDLLLATRTASDRALVILSDGEAFEPAEDIAQAAQRAKDNGVYVVTVGFGTTEGSTIPLAGDRGEVKRDENGDVVISRYHPETLRAVAEGAQGTFIDAGATDKAARIRGALQGLRTSQRSLAGGTSRTPRFQWFLWPALLLLGLDSWMQVRRRRRAAALTGVAAGALVTASCSLASNVPRDAAREFNAGRYAASSALYRRAIARGDARPSMAYNFGTALVAADSTLNGIEALERVRTSDNAELRFRALFNSGLAHLKRGLAAEALQDSSARASFSAAVATYKEALLLRSSDVDAKWNYELALRKEDQAGGGGGGGGGGGGGNSDADQSESEPDTPQSQQPAGGLGQQQAEQLLNAAAREERGVQGRKQKDARPKPPPGGKDW, encoded by the coding sequence ATGACCACACGCGTCTTCGACTCGCTGCTGCTGGTTGCCGTGGCCGTATTCCTTGGCGCGTTGACGGGCTGGCTGGTGATCGGTGGACACGCACGCCGCCGGCGTCGATTGCTGGCACTCGCCGAGGCGCACCTGCTTCCCCGACTCGTTCCCCTGGATGCCGGTCGCGCCGGTGCGCGTGCGATTCGGCTCGGTCTCGTGGCCGTGTTCGGCGGGCTCGCGCTCGCCGGCCCGCGCTGGGGCGAGGAGCCCACCGCCATGCGAGGAGAAGGGGTCGACGTGGTCCTGGCGCTCGACGCGTCGCTGTCCATGATGGCGACCGACGAGCGCCCCAATCGTCTGGAGCGTATGAAGCAGGAGGTGCGCCGCTACCGCGACCTCTCGCGCGGCGATCGTGTCGCGCTCCTCGCCTTCGCCGGACGGAGCTACATCCTGACCCCGCTGACCGTGGATGAGGGTGCCATCGAGCTGTTCCTGGACAACCTCGACCCCTCGGTCGTGGGACAGGCCGGGAGCTCGCTCGCGCGCACGATCGCACAGGGCACGGACCTGTTGCTGGCCACGCGCACGGCATCGGATCGCGCGCTCGTGATCCTGAGCGATGGCGAGGCCTTCGAGCCCGCCGAGGATATTGCCCAGGCGGCGCAGCGCGCGAAGGACAACGGCGTGTACGTCGTGACGGTGGGCTTCGGCACGACCGAGGGCAGCACGATTCCGCTGGCTGGCGATCGTGGCGAGGTGAAGCGCGACGAGAACGGCGACGTCGTCATCTCGCGCTATCATCCCGAAACGCTGCGCGCGGTGGCCGAGGGAGCGCAGGGCACCTTCATTGATGCGGGAGCGACGGACAAGGCCGCGCGCATTCGCGGCGCTTTGCAGGGCCTCCGAACGTCCCAGCGTTCGCTGGCCGGTGGCACGAGTCGCACGCCGCGCTTCCAGTGGTTCCTGTGGCCGGCCTTGTTGCTGCTTGGGCTGGACTCGTGGATGCAGGTGAGGCGCCGGCGGCGAGCGGCCGCGCTCACGGGGGTCGCGGCCGGGGCGCTCGTGACGGCGTCGTGTTCACTCGCGAGCAACGTGCCGCGTGACGCCGCGCGCGAATTCAACGCCGGGCGGTACGCAGCCTCCAGCGCGCTGTACCGCCGGGCCATTGCGCGGGGCGACGCGAGGCCGTCGATGGCCTACAACTTTGGCACGGCCCTCGTGGCCGCGGATTCGACCCTCAACGGCATCGAAGCGCTGGAGCGCGTGCGAACCAGCGACAACGCGGAGCTGCGCTTTCGGGCCTTGTTCAACAGTGGGCTCGCACACCTCAAGCGCGGGCTGGCCGCGGAGGCCCTGCAGGATTCGTCGGCGCGAGCATCATTTTCGGCCGCCGTGGCGACCTACAAGGAGGCGTTGCTCCTTCGGTCGTCGGATGTCGACGCCAAGTGGAACTACGAACTGGCCCTGCGCAAGGAGGATCAGGCCGGTGGAGGTGGCGGAGGCGGCGGCGGTGGTGGAGGCGGCAACAGCGACGCGGACCAGAGCGAATCCGAGCCCGACACGCCGCAGTCGCAGCAGCCGGCCGGTGGACTGGGTCAGCAACAGGCGGAGCAATTGCTGAACGCGGCAGCCCGCGAGGAGCGGGGCGTGCAGGGGCGCAAGCAGAAGGACGCGCGTCCCAAGCCACCGCCCGGGGGCAAGGACTGGTGA